One window from the genome of uncultured Tateyamaria sp. encodes:
- a CDS encoding SCP2 sterol-binding domain-containing protein, whose amino-acid sequence MSDTVTEAVAVLNQKLASADFDGTAKFDIEGEGAIMMDASGARAGDEPADVTLSADADTFRSILEGDTNPTAAFMTGKLKVDGDMGMAMKLASVLA is encoded by the coding sequence ATGAGTGACACAGTGACCGAAGCCGTGGCCGTGCTGAACCAGAAGCTGGCAAGCGCGGATTTCGACGGAACCGCCAAGTTCGACATCGAAGGGGAAGGCGCGATCATGATGGACGCCTCGGGCGCACGTGCCGGGGATGAACCTGCCGATGTGACCCTGTCGGCGGATGCCGACACGTTCCGGTCGATCCTCGAGGGGGACACCAATCCCACCGCCGCGTTCATGACCGGCAAGCTCAAGGTCGATGGCGACATGGGCATGGCGATGAAACTGGCCTCTGTCCTGGCCTGA
- a CDS encoding alpha/beta hydrolase, giving the protein MTLSAAPLFTDVYPAPLDGAAYWATTADAVRIRLGVWQPDGARGTVLLFPGRTEYIEKYASAAGDLAARGFATLAVDWRGQGLADRLLDDPRMGHVAQFMDYQLDVQAALEAARALALPEPYFLLGHSMGGCIGLRALYEGLPVSAAAFTGPMWGIRISAHLRPVAWALGRMMPALGQGHRLPPGTMIDSYVLTAPFEDNLLTTDAEMYDMMRDQLTAHSDLALGGPSFVWLREALDETLALSRMPAPNLPCDTFLGTNERIVHVGRIQARMDSWEDGHLHLIQHGEHEVLMEDARTRAGIFDSMAARFADAA; this is encoded by the coding sequence ATGACCCTGTCGGCTGCCCCTCTTTTCACGGATGTGTACCCCGCGCCGCTGGACGGTGCCGCCTATTGGGCGACCACGGCGGACGCTGTGCGCATTCGGCTGGGTGTGTGGCAGCCTGACGGCGCCAGGGGGACGGTTCTGCTGTTTCCCGGGCGCACCGAATACATCGAAAAATACGCGTCTGCCGCCGGTGATCTGGCGGCGCGCGGCTTTGCCACGCTGGCCGTCGACTGGCGGGGCCAGGGCCTAGCCGACCGGTTGCTTGACGATCCGCGCATGGGACATGTCGCGCAGTTCATGGACTACCAGCTGGATGTGCAGGCCGCGCTTGAGGCGGCCCGCGCGCTTGCCCTGCCCGAGCCCTATTTCCTGCTGGGCCATTCCATGGGCGGCTGTATCGGGTTGCGGGCCCTGTACGAGGGGCTGCCGGTGTCGGCGGCCGCCTTTACCGGGCCGATGTGGGGTATCCGCATTTCCGCCCATCTGCGCCCCGTGGCATGGGCGCTGGGACGGATGATGCCGGCCCTGGGACAGGGCCACCGCCTGCCCCCCGGCACGATGATCGACAGCTATGTGCTGACCGCCCCGTTCGAGGACAATCTGCTGACCACGGATGCCGAGATGTATGACATGATGCGCGACCAGTTGACCGCGCATTCCGATCTGGCGCTTGGCGGTCCCAGCTTTGTCTGGTTGCGCGAGGCGCTGGACGAAACCCTGGCCCTGTCGCGGATGCCTGCCCCCAACCTGCCCTGCGACACCTTCCTGGGCACCAATGAACGCATTGTGCATGTGGGCCGCATCCAGGCGCGCATGGACAGCTGGGAAGACGGGCACCTGCACCTGATCCAGCACGGCGAACACGAGGTGCTGATGGAAGATGCACGCACCCGTGCCGGTATTTTCGACAGCATGGCCGCGCGGTTTGCCGACGCGGCCTGA
- a CDS encoding ligase-associated DNA damage response exonuclease has translation MSALTFTPAGIYCAAGDFYIDPWKPVDRALITHGHADHARWGMGSYLATDIAAPVMRHRLGDVSIDTVGYGERLSIGGATVSFHPAGHVPGSAQIRVEVAGEVWVASGDYKVVDDGLSTPFEPVKCHHFITESTFGLPVFRWQDQATIARQINDWWAGCKAAGKTAFLGCYALGKAQRLMSMLNPEIGPVLTHTAIENTNAVVRAQGIILPDTVQAGPDLVPKEHPGAIVLAPPSALGSAWARKFGAQETAFASGWMAVRGIRRRRAGDRGFVISDHADWTGLLSAISETGAENVYVTHGYTDIFTRYLNDQGWNAQVLQTEFGGEDAEDEAA, from the coding sequence ATGAGCGCGCTGACCTTCACCCCTGCCGGCATCTATTGCGCGGCGGGCGATTTCTACATCGACCCCTGGAAACCGGTGGACCGGGCCCTGATCACCCATGGGCATGCCGATCATGCGCGGTGGGGGATGGGATCGTATCTGGCCACCGACATCGCCGCCCCGGTGATGCGCCACCGGCTGGGCGACGTGTCCATCGACACGGTGGGATACGGCGAACGGCTGTCCATCGGCGGTGCGACGGTGTCCTTTCACCCCGCGGGCCACGTGCCGGGATCGGCCCAGATCCGGGTCGAGGTCGCGGGCGAGGTCTGGGTCGCGTCGGGCGACTACAAGGTTGTGGATGACGGGCTGTCGACCCCGTTCGAGCCGGTCAAGTGCCACCATTTCATCACCGAAAGCACCTTTGGCCTGCCCGTGTTTCGCTGGCAGGATCAGGCGACGATCGCCCGTCAGATCAATGACTGGTGGGCCGGGTGCAAGGCGGCGGGCAAGACCGCGTTCCTGGGCTGCTACGCGCTGGGTAAGGCGCAGCGGCTGATGTCGATGCTGAACCCCGAAATCGGGCCCGTCCTGACGCATACGGCCATCGAAAACACCAACGCGGTGGTGCGCGCGCAGGGCATCATCCTGCCCGACACGGTGCAGGCAGGGCCTGATCTGGTGCCCAAAGAGCATCCGGGCGCAATTGTGCTGGCCCCGCCATCCGCCCTGGGATCTGCCTGGGCCCGCAAGTTCGGTGCGCAGGAGACCGCCTTTGCGTCCGGATGGATGGCGGTGCGCGGCATTCGCCGCCGGCGCGCGGGCGACCGGGGCTTTGTCATCTCGGACCATGCGGATTGGACGGGCCTGTTGTCCGCCATCTCGGAGACGGGTGCCGAAAATGTATATGTCACGCATGGATACACGGATATCTTTACACGCTACCTGAACGACCAGGGCTGGAACGCCCAGGTGTTGCAGACCGAATTCGGCGGCGAGGATGCCGAGGACGAAGCGGCATGA
- a CDS encoding ATP-dependent DNA ligase, with protein MKRFAALFNAIDQSTKTTVKVAALTAYFQDAPEQDRIWTIAIFSGRRPKRAVNTTRLREWGAEVAGIPLWLFEEAYPIVGDLAETIALVLPPPTTETDHGLSHWINALRGIAHGQDDDRKAFVLDAWASLDTTQRFLFNKLLTGGFRIGVSQKLMTRALARATGKDEAEMAHRLMGDWDPATTTWAQLIEADDPAANASRPYPFYLAYALDDAPENLGNPGDWQADWKWDGIRGQLILRGGAHYVWSRGEELMTDRFPELARARDFIPDGTVLDGEVLAWGDGAPQNFNALQRRIGRKTVPKKLLIEAPVILYAYDLLEWGGVDVRQEPLSKRRATLEELCKALPTDAPVKLSPTVPFDSWDALADIRTTARDAQAEGLMLKRRGSPYLTGRKKGDWWKWKLDPLTIDAVMIYAQSGHGRRANLFTDFTFAVWKGNELVPFTKAYSGLTDEEFRKITAWVKKNTQQRFGPVRQVTPHHVFEIAFEGIQASSRHKSGVALRFPRMARWRHDKPIAEANSLDDLNEMLEIYG; from the coding sequence ATGAAACGCTTTGCCGCGTTGTTCAACGCCATCGACCAGTCGACCAAGACCACGGTCAAGGTCGCGGCGCTGACGGCCTATTTCCAGGACGCCCCCGAACAGGATCGCATCTGGACCATCGCCATCTTTTCCGGGCGCCGTCCGAAGCGGGCCGTGAACACCACGCGCCTGCGGGAATGGGGGGCCGAAGTGGCCGGCATCCCCCTGTGGCTGTTCGAAGAAGCGTACCCGATCGTGGGCGATCTGGCCGAGACCATCGCGTTGGTCCTGCCGCCGCCGACAACGGAAACCGACCATGGCTTGTCCCATTGGATCAATGCCTTACGGGGCATTGCCCATGGGCAAGACGACGACCGCAAGGCCTTTGTCCTGGACGCGTGGGCGTCACTGGATACCACACAGCGCTTTCTGTTCAACAAGCTGCTGACGGGTGGGTTCCGCATCGGGGTCAGTCAAAAGCTGATGACCCGCGCCCTGGCCCGCGCCACCGGCAAGGACGAGGCCGAGATGGCGCATCGCCTGATGGGCGACTGGGACCCGGCCACGACCACATGGGCACAGCTGATCGAGGCGGATGATCCCGCCGCCAACGCCTCGCGCCCCTATCCGTTCTACCTGGCCTATGCGTTGGATGACGCGCCGGAAAACCTCGGCAACCCAGGGGATTGGCAGGCGGACTGGAAGTGGGACGGCATCCGCGGCCAGCTGATCCTGCGCGGTGGCGCGCATTATGTCTGGTCGCGTGGCGAAGAGTTGATGACCGACCGGTTCCCGGAACTGGCCCGTGCCCGCGACTTTATCCCCGACGGCACGGTTCTGGATGGCGAGGTGCTGGCCTGGGGGGACGGCGCCCCGCAGAATTTCAACGCGCTGCAAAGGCGGATCGGTCGCAAGACGGTGCCGAAAAAGCTGCTGATCGAGGCGCCGGTGATCCTGTATGCCTATGATCTGCTGGAATGGGGCGGTGTTGATGTGCGACAAGAGCCGCTTTCCAAGCGCCGCGCAACGCTTGAGGAGCTTTGCAAGGCCTTGCCCACGGATGCGCCCGTGAAACTGTCTCCGACCGTGCCGTTCGACAGTTGGGACGCGCTGGCCGATATCCGCACCACCGCCCGCGACGCGCAGGCCGAAGGGCTGATGCTGAAGCGCAGGGGCAGCCCCTATCTGACCGGGCGCAAGAAAGGCGACTGGTGGAAATGGAAGCTGGACCCGCTGACCATCGACGCCGTGATGATCTATGCGCAATCCGGCCATGGTCGGCGGGCCAACCTGTTCACCGACTTCACCTTTGCCGTCTGGAAAGGCAATGAACTGGTCCCCTTCACCAAGGCCTATTCCGGCCTCACCGACGAAGAGTTCCGCAAGATCACGGCCTGGGTCAAAAAGAACACGCAACAACGCTTTGGCCCCGTGCGGCAGGTCACGCCGCACCATGTGTTCGAGATCGCCTTCGAAGGGATACAGGCCTCATCCCGCCATAAATCGGGGGTGGCGCTGCGCTTTCCGCGCATGGCACGGTGGCGCCACGACAAACCCATCGCCGAGGCCAACAGCCTGGATGATCTGAACGAGATGCTCGAAATCTATGGATAG
- a CDS encoding amidohydrolase family protein, with product MDSAPPPPAPTFVTTPLPAGAWDAHVHLLGGPEHALSPTRAQDPPSGITFEGWLGRYRAHLQALGCTRSLIVHSILYGTDNTVTLEAVRAMGDGFKGVGLLPDGAARADIRQFAENNMVAVRLNYVHGGVLTWDGARAMAPALADHGMHIQMLLHADQHIEQLADDIRALPVPLVIDHCGWPTDLNPHAPGVDTLCALLAEGHVHVKLSAPYRLTDDITETHPLMRRLIDANPEGCLWGSDWPHIMLNGAEMPQAATLADALSQITTPDERHKILVDTPARLFLP from the coding sequence ATGGATAGTGCCCCGCCGCCGCCCGCCCCGACCTTTGTCACGACACCGCTGCCCGCCGGGGCCTGGGACGCCCACGTGCACCTGCTGGGCGGCCCCGAACATGCGCTGTCCCCAACCCGGGCCCAGGATCCGCCCTCGGGCATCACCTTCGAGGGCTGGCTGGGCCGCTACCGGGCACACCTACAGGCCCTGGGCTGCACCCGCAGCCTGATCGTGCATTCGATCCTGTATGGCACCGACAATACCGTCACGCTCGAAGCGGTGCGCGCCATGGGCGACGGGTTCAAGGGCGTGGGCCTGCTGCCCGACGGCGCGGCCAGAGCGGACATCAGGCAGTTCGCAGAGAACAACATGGTCGCCGTGCGCCTGAACTATGTTCACGGCGGCGTGCTGACATGGGACGGGGCCAGGGCCATGGCACCCGCGCTGGCCGACCACGGCATGCATATCCAGATGCTGTTGCACGCCGACCAGCATATCGAACAGCTCGCGGACGACATCCGCGCCCTGCCCGTTCCGCTGGTCATCGACCATTGCGGCTGGCCCACGGACCTGAACCCGCACGCCCCCGGCGTCGACACGCTCTGCGCGCTGCTGGCCGAGGGGCACGTGCACGTCAAGCTGTCCGCCCCCTACCGGCTGACCGATGACATCACCGAAACACACCCGCTGATGCGCCGCCTGATCGACGCGAACCCCGAGGGGTGCCTCTGGGGGTCCGACTGGCCGCACATCATGCTGAACGGCGCGGAAATGCCGCAGGCGGCGACCCTGGCCGACGCCCTGTCGCAGATCACCACGCCCGATGAACGACACAAGATCCTTGTCGATACGCCCGCGCGCCTCTTCTTGCCCTGA
- a CDS encoding M3 family oligoendopeptidase: MFQLPFPVRDANASAGDQPLGNLPEWNLDDLYTGEDAAELKRDLDWLEDACKSFASDYETKLDQLDAKGLLDCIQRQERINQVAGRIMSYAGLRYYQLTTDAGRAKFMSDVQEKITNFTTPLVFFTLELNRLEDAHLAGLLDQNADLARYKPIFDKIRATKPYQLSDEMEKFLHDLGVVGDAWERLFDETIAGLTFDIDGDALNIEGTLNFLTDPDRKKRETAARELAEVFSSNIKIFARVHNTQAKEKEILDRWRGMPTAQTGRHLSNQVEPEVVEALRNAVVAAYPKLSHRYYELKRKWLGLETMQVWDRNAPLPMEDPRIVTWDEAEKTVMDAYNAFDPRMGDLAQPFFKKGWIDAGVKPGKAPGAFAHPTVTDVHPYVMLNYLGKPRDVMTLAHELGHGVHQVLAAGQGEMLSSTPLTLAETASVFGEMLTFRKMLDGARDDAQRKVMLAGKVEDMINTVVRQIAFYDFECKLHEARRGGELTPEDINALWMSVQAESLGPAFEFMDGYETFWAYIPHFVHSPFYVYAYAFGDGLVNALYSVYAEGAEGFEDKYFDMLKAGGSKHHKALLAPFGLDASDPTFWDKGLSMISGFIDELEAMED; encoded by the coding sequence ATGTTCCAACTCCCCTTCCCCGTTCGCGACGCAAATGCCTCTGCCGGGGATCAGCCCTTGGGCAACCTGCCGGAATGGAACCTCGACGATCTGTACACCGGCGAGGACGCCGCAGAACTGAAACGCGACCTCGATTGGCTGGAGGACGCCTGCAAGTCGTTCGCGTCAGATTACGAAACCAAGCTGGATCAACTGGATGCAAAGGGCCTGCTGGACTGCATCCAGCGCCAGGAACGGATCAACCAGGTGGCGGGACGGATCATGTCCTATGCGGGCCTGCGCTATTACCAGCTGACAACGGATGCCGGCCGGGCCAAGTTCATGTCCGACGTTCAGGAAAAGATCACAAACTTCACCACGCCGCTTGTCTTCTTCACGCTTGAACTGAACCGGCTCGAAGACGCCCACCTGGCCGGTCTGCTGGACCAGAACGCGGACCTGGCCCGCTACAAGCCGATCTTTGACAAGATCCGCGCGACGAAACCCTATCAGCTGTCGGACGAGATGGAGAAGTTCCTGCATGATCTTGGCGTCGTGGGCGACGCGTGGGAGCGTCTGTTTGACGAGACCATCGCCGGGCTGACCTTCGACATTGACGGCGATGCGTTGAACATCGAGGGCACGCTGAACTTCCTGACCGACCCGGACCGCAAGAAACGCGAGACAGCCGCGCGCGAATTGGCAGAGGTGTTTTCAAGCAATATCAAGATCTTTGCACGCGTGCACAACACCCAGGCCAAGGAAAAGGAAATCCTCGACCGCTGGCGCGGCATGCCCACGGCGCAGACCGGGCGGCACTTGTCGAACCAGGTGGAACCCGAAGTGGTCGAGGCGCTGCGCAATGCCGTGGTTGCCGCCTATCCCAAGCTGAGCCACCGGTATTACGAGCTGAAGCGCAAGTGGCTGGGTCTGGAAACCATGCAGGTCTGGGACCGCAACGCCCCCCTGCCCATGGAAGACCCCCGCATCGTGACCTGGGACGAGGCGGAAAAAACCGTCATGGACGCCTATAACGCGTTTGATCCACGCATGGGCGACCTTGCCCAACCGTTCTTCAAGAAGGGGTGGATCGATGCGGGCGTGAAACCCGGCAAGGCGCCGGGCGCCTTCGCCCATCCCACCGTCACGGATGTGCACCCTTACGTGATGCTCAACTATCTGGGCAAACCGCGCGACGTGATGACGCTCGCCCACGAACTGGGCCACGGCGTGCACCAGGTTCTGGCGGCGGGTCAGGGCGAAATGCTGTCTTCCACCCCCCTCACGCTGGCTGAAACGGCGTCGGTCTTTGGCGAAATGCTGACCTTCCGCAAGATGCTGGACGGGGCCAGGGATGACGCCCAGCGCAAGGTCATGCTGGCGGGCAAGGTCGAGGACATGATCAACACCGTCGTGCGCCAGATCGCCTTCTATGATTTCGAATGCAAATTGCACGAGGCGCGGCGCGGCGGCGAATTGACGCCCGAAGACATCAACGCGCTCTGGATGTCGGTGCAGGCGGAATCGCTGGGGCCCGCCTTTGAATTCATGGACGGGTACGAAACCTTCTGGGCCTACATTCCCCACTTCGTTCATTCGCCGTTCTACGTCTATGCCTATGCGTTCGGGGACGGTCTGGTGAACGCCCTGTACTCGGTCTACGCCGAAGGGGCCGAGGGCTTTGAAGACAAGTATTTCGACATGCTCAAGGCGGGCGGGTCCAAGCACCACAAGGCGTTGCTGGCCCCCTTCGGGCTGGACGCCTCCGACCCCACATTCTGGGACAAGGGGCTGAGCATGATCTCGGGCTTCATCGACGAGTTGGAGGCCATGGAAGACTGA
- a CDS encoding helix-turn-helix domain-containing protein codes for MMYLDLALRGGAITLLFLLALLLWRAPIGLEGRLSAMAIAVTKASLLVTQTALPLGVPTLVLNNLLLLTALTPVAMTWFIVSIFLDGPTWRWPWIGAGLVASGLFYVELMSPGTLPVCSTVAVALYGALVVLSLWTARDDLVECRCRARPAFAVAIAGLAFVLTGAQAVGLLQQGSLVLALLQSSGAFVVCVAFAIWLLRPDASLWPGETGETPAPAMSGGEGPDTALIGRITAAMSAGIWREEGLTIGALAARLAVPEHRLRRAINRGLGHRNFSSFINRARIDAACDMLRDPAHMHTTMLEIAYEVGFASMGPFNRAFRAEMECSPTEFRRDALSEGCTDSEGSSPIPANLH; via the coding sequence ATGATGTATCTGGACCTGGCATTGCGCGGCGGGGCGATTACGCTGCTGTTTCTACTGGCGCTGTTGCTGTGGCGCGCGCCCATCGGGCTGGAGGGGCGGTTGTCCGCGATGGCCATCGCGGTGACCAAGGCGTCGCTGCTGGTCACGCAGACCGCGTTGCCACTGGGGGTGCCGACACTTGTCTTGAACAACCTGTTGTTGCTGACCGCGCTGACGCCGGTGGCGATGACCTGGTTTATCGTCAGCATCTTTCTGGACGGACCCACGTGGCGGTGGCCGTGGATCGGGGCGGGCCTGGTGGCGTCGGGCCTGTTTTACGTCGAGCTGATGTCGCCGGGCACGCTGCCCGTGTGCAGCACCGTCGCCGTGGCGCTGTATGGCGCGCTTGTGGTCCTGTCGCTGTGGACGGCGCGGGATGATCTGGTGGAATGCAGATGCCGCGCGCGCCCGGCCTTTGCCGTGGCAATTGCCGGTCTGGCCTTTGTGTTGACCGGCGCGCAGGCCGTCGGGCTGTTGCAGCAAGGTTCCCTGGTGCTGGCGCTGCTGCAATCCTCGGGCGCCTTTGTCGTGTGCGTGGCCTTCGCCATCTGGTTGCTGCGCCCGGATGCAAGCCTGTGGCCGGGCGAGACGGGGGAGACGCCCGCACCGGCCATGTCCGGGGGCGAGGGGCCGGATACCGCGCTGATCGGGCGGATCACGGCTGCGATGTCGGCGGGCATCTGGCGGGAAGAGGGGCTGACCATCGGCGCATTGGCGGCCCGGCTGGCGGTGCCCGAGCACCGGTTGCGCCGCGCGATCAACCGCGGGCTGGGACACCGCAACTTTTCCAGCTTCATCAACCGCGCGCGCATCGATGCGGCCTGTGACATGCTGCGGGACCCGGCGCACATGCATACGACCATGCTCGAGATTGCCTACGAGGTCGGCTTTGCGTCGATGGGCCCGTTCAACCGGGCCTTTCGGGCCGAAATGGAATGCAGCCCGACGGAATTTCGCCGCGACGCGCTGTCGGAGGGCTGCACCGATTCCGAAGGATCATCGCCGATCCCGGCAAATCTGCACTGA
- a CDS encoding DksA/TraR family C4-type zinc finger protein, with protein MAGGWAKDGAVSEQIEASISDKLARMRARKALVGESLTHCAECEEPIPEARRRAVPGVKLCVECVAERDAAYKARGGINRRGSKDSQLK; from the coding sequence ATGGCTGGAGGTTGGGCAAAGGATGGCGCGGTGTCCGAACAGATCGAGGCGTCGATCTCGGATAAGCTGGCGCGGATGCGGGCCCGCAAGGCCCTCGTGGGCGAGAGCCTGACCCATTGCGCCGAATGCGAAGAGCCGATTCCCGAGGCGCGCCGCAGGGCCGTGCCGGGGGTGAAACTGTGCGTTGAATGCGTGGCCGAGCGGGACGCCGCGTACAAGGCGCGGGGCGGCATCAACCGGCGGGGATCGAAGGACAGCCAGTTGAAGTGA
- a CDS encoding Gfo/Idh/MocA family oxidoreductase: MADPVNWGILGAGKFAREHMGPAIHAAAGARLAGLATSSADKAAQFQAVCPDLTVYDDYDALLADPAIEAVYIPLPNHLHVEWSLRALAAGKHVLCEKPMAMAAAEYEALIDARDSSGLFATEAYMIVHHPQWQRARALYQDGAIGTLRHVDGLFAYDNAADPGNVRNRPETGGGGIPDIGVYTYGATRWLTGQEPDAITHADVDFENGVDVVARVSARFPGFSAHWVNAMRMHPCQKMTFVGDAGVMTLTAPFNPGVFATARLEIHKGMRVIEERFPGANHYVLQVEAFSQHLRSGGSYPWQLEDARGTQAVIDAVFARAGGAAAG; encoded by the coding sequence ATGGCTGATCCGGTCAATTGGGGTATTCTGGGCGCGGGCAAGTTCGCGCGCGAACATATGGGCCCGGCCATCCACGCGGCGGCAGGGGCGCGGCTGGCGGGGCTTGCCACGTCCAGCGCCGACAAGGCCGCCCAGTTTCAGGCCGTCTGCCCGGACCTGACTGTCTATGACGATTATGATGCGCTGTTGGCCGATCCGGCGATTGAGGCGGTCTATATCCCGCTGCCGAACCATCTGCATGTCGAGTGGTCGCTGAGGGCGCTGGCGGCGGGCAAGCATGTCCTGTGCGAAAAACCGATGGCTATGGCCGCTGCGGAATATGAGGCGCTGATCGACGCGCGCGACAGCAGCGGCCTGTTCGCGACCGAAGCCTACATGATCGTGCACCACCCCCAATGGCAAAGGGCCAGGGCGCTGTACCAGGACGGGGCGATTGGCACATTGCGTCATGTGGATGGCTTGTTCGCCTATGACAACGCCGCCGATCCCGGCAACGTGCGCAACCGGCCGGAAACGGGCGGCGGCGGCATTCCCGATATCGGGGTCTATACCTACGGCGCCACACGGTGGCTCACCGGTCAAGAGCCGGACGCGATCACCCATGCGGATGTCGACTTCGAAAACGGGGTTGATGTCGTGGCACGTGTGTCGGCCCGGTTTCCCGGCTTCTCGGCCCATTGGGTCAATGCGATGCGGATGCATCCATGTCAGAAGATGACGTTTGTCGGCGATGCGGGGGTGATGACGTTGACCGCGCCGTTCAACCCGGGCGTCTTCGCCACAGCCCGGTTGGAGATCCACAAGGGCATGCGCGTGATCGAGGAACGGTTTCCCGGTGCAAACCATTATGTGTTACAGGTCGAGGCGTTTTCGCAGCATCTGAGGTCGGGCGGGTCCTATCCCTGGCAGCTTGAGGACGCGCGCGGCACGCAGGCGGTGATCGATGCCGTCTTTGCCAGGGCGGGCGGTGCGGCGGCAGGCTGA
- a CDS encoding dipeptidase, producing MRAIKRGLLGLLALLVVAVGLFLTFAPGFVERGRNAVVPHAPYPVSDTAQALHDTLIVGDWHADSLLWKRDISTRADRGHVDVPRLIEGGVALQVFAAVTKSPAGQNYETNSAEAFDNITPLAIGQLWPPRTWGSLAERAIYQAERLHRVAARVPDRLTVITSRAELDAHLAARANGSGAVGGLLGIEGAHALEGDMANLDRLQAAGHRIIGLQHFFDNELGGSLHGTRDMGLTPFGREVVAEIDARGMVLDLAHSSPAVARDVLEVTDMPVIVSHTGLHGFCPVTRNFEDDIMTAVASTGGVIGLGYWGDILCRDATPEAIAAMIVQAIDTVGVDHVSLGSDFDGSVTTAFDTSKLASLTQALLDAGLDEAAISKVMGGNMVRVLRARLN from the coding sequence ATGAGAGCGATCAAACGGGGACTTCTGGGGCTGTTGGCCCTGCTGGTGGTGGCGGTTGGCCTTTTTCTGACCTTCGCGCCCGGCTTTGTCGAACGCGGGCGCAATGCGGTCGTGCCACATGCGCCCTACCCCGTCTCGGACACCGCGCAGGCGCTGCATGACACGTTGATCGTCGGGGATTGGCATGCCGACAGCCTGTTGTGGAAGCGGGACATCAGCACCCGCGCCGACCGGGGGCATGTGGACGTGCCCCGCCTGATCGAAGGCGGTGTGGCCCTGCAGGTCTTTGCCGCAGTGACAAAATCGCCGGCGGGCCAGAATTATGAAACCAACTCGGCCGAGGCGTTTGACAACATCACACCCTTGGCCATCGGGCAGCTGTGGCCGCCGCGCACCTGGGGGTCACTGGCAGAGCGGGCCATTTATCAGGCCGAACGCCTGCACAGGGTGGCCGCGCGTGTGCCGGACCGGTTGACGGTGATCACATCGCGGGCCGAACTGGATGCCCATCTGGCGGCACGCGCCAATGGCAGTGGTGCCGTTGGCGGACTTCTGGGGATCGAAGGGGCGCATGCGCTGGAAGGCGACATGGCCAACCTGGACCGGCTGCAGGCCGCAGGGCATCGCATCATTGGCCTGCAACATTTTTTCGACAACGAACTGGGCGGATCGCTGCACGGCACCCGCGACATGGGGCTGACGCCGTTCGGGCGCGAGGTTGTGGCAGAGATTGACGCCCGCGGCATGGTGCTGGACCTGGCACATTCGAGCCCCGCCGTGGCGCGCGACGTGCTTGAGGTGACCGACATGCCCGTTATCGTCAGCCATACCGGCCTGCACGGGTTTTGCCCCGTAACGCGCAATTTCGAGGACGACATCATGACGGCCGTCGCCAGCACCGGCGGCGTTATCGGGCTGGGCTATTGGGGCGACATCCTGTGCCGCGACGCCACGCCCGAAGCGATTGCAGCCATGATCGTGCAAGCCATCGACACGGTTGGCGTGGATCACGTGTCGCTGGGATCCGACTTTGACGGGTCCGTGACAACCGCGTTCGATACATCCAAACTGGCCAGCCTGACACAGGCGCTGCTGGACGCGGGGCTGGACGAGGCGGCGATTTCCAAGGTCATGGGCGGCAACATGGTCCGGGTGCTGCGCGCGCGGCTGAATTGA